The Pseudomonas sp. FP2309 genome has a window encoding:
- the lepB gene encoding signal peptidase I — MSLNFPLLLVIAVAVCGLLALLDLVFFAPRRRAAIASYQGSVSQPDGVVIEKLNKEPLLVEYGKSFFPVLFIVLVLRSFLVEPFQIPSGSMKPTLDVGDFILVNKFSYGIRLPVIDKKVIEIGDPQRGDVMVFRYPSDPNVNYIKRVVGLPGDVIRYTSDKRLFINGELVAEKMLGSEPNSLGSAELYQEKLGAVEHEIRKEMSRYRAMPDGQWKVPAGHYFMMGDNRDNSNDSRYWDDPSIPKELLGMVPDQNIVGKAFAVWMSWPEPKLSHLPNFSRVGLIK; from the coding sequence ATGTCGCTAAATTTCCCGCTGTTGCTGGTCATTGCCGTTGCCGTTTGCGGTCTTCTGGCCTTGCTCGATCTGGTGTTCTTCGCCCCGCGTCGGCGGGCGGCTATCGCGTCCTATCAGGGCAGCGTCAGCCAGCCCGATGGCGTGGTGATCGAGAAGCTGAACAAAGAGCCTTTGCTGGTTGAATACGGCAAGTCGTTCTTCCCGGTGTTGTTCATCGTGCTGGTGCTGCGTTCGTTTCTGGTAGAGCCTTTCCAGATCCCTTCGGGGTCGATGAAACCTACCCTGGACGTCGGCGATTTCATCCTGGTGAATAAGTTTTCCTACGGGATTCGCCTGCCGGTGATCGACAAGAAGGTCATTGAAATCGGCGACCCGCAGCGCGGTGATGTGATGGTGTTCCGCTACCCGAGCGACCCGAACGTCAACTACATCAAGCGTGTGGTGGGCCTGCCGGGCGATGTGATTCGCTACACCAGCGACAAGCGCCTGTTCATCAACGGTGAGTTGGTTGCCGAGAAAATGCTCGGTTCCGAACCGAACAGCCTGGGCAGCGCCGAGCTGTACCAGGAAAAACTCGGGGCGGTGGAGCACGAAATCCGTAAGGAAATGAGTCGCTACCGGGCCATGCCTGATGGCCAGTGGAAGGTGCCGGCCGGGCACTATTTCATGATGGGCGACAACCGTGACAATTCAAACGACAGCCGCTACTGGGATGATCCCAGCATTCCCAAGGAGCTGCTGGGTATGGTTCCCGACCAGAATATCGTCGGCAAGGCCTTCGCGGTCTGGATGAGCTGGCCGGAACCCAAACTCAGCCACCTGCCGAACTTCTCGCGGGTCGGGCTGATCAAGTAA
- the rnc gene encoding ribonuclease III, producing MTVSLSRLERQLGYTFKDQELMILALTHRSFAGRNNERLEFLGDAILNFVAGEALFERFPQAREGQLSRLRARLVKGETLAVLARGFGLGEYLRLGSGELKSGGFRRESILADALEALIGAIYLDAGMEAAKERVTAWLTSEIESLTLVDTNKDPKTRLQEFLQSRGCDLPRYEVVDIQGEPHCRVFFVECEITLLNEKSRGQGVSRRIAEQVAAAAALIALGVENGHD from the coding sequence GTGACCGTTTCTCTCAGTCGTCTCGAGCGCCAGCTCGGTTACACCTTCAAGGATCAGGAATTGATGATCCTTGCCCTCACACACCGCAGCTTTGCAGGGCGCAATAACGAACGCCTGGAATTTCTCGGTGACGCCATCCTCAATTTCGTCGCCGGTGAGGCGCTGTTCGAGCGCTTCCCGCAAGCCCGTGAAGGCCAGCTGTCGCGGTTGCGCGCACGCCTGGTAAAAGGCGAGACCCTGGCCGTGCTGGCCCGTGGTTTCGGCTTGGGCGAATACCTGCGCCTGGGTTCCGGTGAATTGAAAAGCGGTGGTTTTCGTCGCGAATCGATCCTGGCCGATGCCCTTGAAGCGCTGATCGGCGCCATCTACCTGGATGCCGGCATGGAAGCCGCCAAGGAACGCGTCACCGCGTGGCTGACCTCCGAGATCGAAAGCCTCACGCTGGTCGACACCAACAAAGATCCCAAAACCCGCCTGCAGGAATTCCTGCAGTCCCGCGGGTGCGACCTGCCACGCTACGAAGTGGTGGATATCCAGGGTGAGCCCCATTGCCGCGTATTTTTCGTGGAATGTGAAATCACCTTACTGAATGAAAAAAGCCGAGGTCAGGGTGTGAGCCGTCGTATTGCCGAACAGGTAGCGGCCGCTGCAGCACTGATTGCCCTGGGCGTGGAGAATGGCCATGACTGA
- the era gene encoding GTPase Era — MTDTTATRCGYVAIVGRPNVGKSTLLNHILGQKLAITSRKPQTTRHNMLGIKTEGSVQAVYVDTPGMHKGGEKALNRYMNKTASAALKDVDVVIFVVDRTKWTDEDQMVLERVQYVTGPLIVALNKTDRIEDKAELMPHLSWLQEQLPNAQIMPISAQHGHNLDALERVIAGHLPENEHFFPEDQITDRSSRFLAAELVREKIMRQMGAELPYQITVEIEEFKQQGKTLHIHALILVERDGQKKIIIGDKGERIKRIGTEARKDMELLFDSKIMLNLWVKVKGGWSDDERALRSLGYGDL; from the coding sequence ATGACTGATACAACCGCAACACGCTGTGGCTATGTTGCCATCGTTGGCCGCCCGAACGTGGGCAAGTCCACGCTGCTGAATCACATCCTCGGCCAGAAGCTGGCGATCACCTCGCGCAAGCCGCAGACCACCCGCCACAACATGCTGGGCATCAAGACCGAAGGCAGCGTGCAAGCGGTCTATGTCGACACTCCAGGCATGCACAAAGGCGGCGAGAAAGCCCTTAACCGTTATATGAATAAAACCGCTTCGGCGGCGTTGAAAGACGTCGACGTGGTGATCTTCGTGGTCGACCGCACCAAGTGGACCGACGAAGACCAGATGGTTCTCGAGCGTGTGCAGTACGTGACCGGCCCCTTGATCGTCGCGTTGAACAAGACCGACCGTATCGAAGACAAAGCCGAGCTGATGCCGCACCTGAGCTGGTTGCAGGAACAACTGCCGAACGCTCAGATCATGCCGATCTCGGCCCAGCATGGTCACAATCTGGATGCCCTGGAGCGCGTGATCGCCGGGCACCTGCCGGAGAACGAGCACTTCTTCCCGGAAGACCAGATCACCGACCGCAGCAGCCGCTTCCTCGCCGCCGAACTGGTACGCGAGAAAATCATGCGCCAGATGGGCGCCGAGCTGCCGTACCAGATCACCGTCGAAATCGAAGAGTTCAAGCAGCAGGGCAAGACCCTGCATATCCATGCGCTGATCCTCGTCGAGCGCGACGGCCAGAAGAAAATCATCATTGGCGACAAGGGCGAGCGCATCAAGCGTATCGGCACCGAAGCGCGCAAGGACATGGAATTGCTGTTCGATTCCAAAATCATGCTCAACCTGTGGGTGAAAGTTAAAGGCGGCTGGTCCGACGATGAGCGTGCACTGCGCTCCCTGGGCTATGGCGACCTGTAA
- the recO gene encoding DNA repair protein RecO, producing MSQSPPPSQLAYVLHSRAYRETSALVDFLTPQGRLRAVLRSARGKAGTLARPFVALDVEFRGKGELKNVGRLESVGTSAWLNGDALFSGLYLNELLIRLLPAEDPHPAVFDHYAATLLALAEGRPLEPLLRAFEWRLLDDLGYGFELNNDLHGEPIAADGMYRLQVDAGLERVYLLQPGLFQGTELLAMSDADWTAPGALSAAKRLMRQALAVHLGGRPLVSRELFRKP from the coding sequence ATGTCCCAATCCCCGCCCCCCAGCCAACTCGCCTACGTGCTGCACAGCCGCGCCTACCGTGAAACCAGCGCACTGGTGGATTTCCTCACGCCTCAAGGACGTCTGCGTGCGGTCTTGCGCAGCGCACGCGGCAAGGCGGGGACGTTGGCGCGGCCCTTTGTGGCCCTGGACGTGGAGTTTCGCGGCAAGGGCGAGCTGAAGAACGTCGGACGCCTGGAAAGCGTCGGCACGTCCGCCTGGCTCAATGGCGATGCGTTGTTCAGCGGCCTCTACCTCAATGAACTGCTGATCCGCCTGCTGCCCGCCGAGGACCCGCACCCAGCTGTCTTCGATCACTACGCCGCCACCTTGCTGGCCCTGGCCGAAGGCCGTCCGCTGGAGCCGCTGTTGCGTGCCTTCGAATGGCGACTGCTCGATGACCTGGGGTACGGCTTCGAACTGAACAACGACCTGCACGGCGAGCCCATCGCCGCCGACGGCATGTACCGTCTGCAAGTGGATGCCGGTCTGGAGCGGGTCTACCTGCTGCAACCGGGCTTGTTCCAAGGCACCGAATTGCTCGCCATGAGTGACGCCGATTGGACCGCCCCCGGCGCGTTGTCCGCCGCCAAGCGCCTGATGCGCCAGGCCCTGGCGGTGCATTTGGGCGGACGGCCGCTGGTCAGTCGCGAGTTGTTTCGAAAGCCCTGA
- the pdxJ gene encoding pyridoxine 5'-phosphate synthase: MTTSNRILLGVNIDHVATLRQARGTRYPDPVKAALDAEEAGADGITVHLREDRRHIQERDVLLLKDVLQTRMNFEMGVTEEMMAFAERVRPAHICLVPETRQELTTEGGLDVAGQEARIKAAVERLSKIGSEVSLFIDADERQIEASRRVGAPAIELHTGRYADATTPTEVADELQRIIDGVNCGLGEGLIVNAGHGLHYHNVEAVAAIKGINELNIGHALVAHALFVGFKGAVAEMKALILAAAKG, translated from the coding sequence GTGACCACCAGCAATCGCATTCTTCTTGGCGTCAACATCGACCACGTCGCCACCCTGCGCCAGGCCCGGGGAACCCGTTACCCCGACCCGGTCAAGGCCGCGCTGGACGCCGAAGAAGCGGGTGCCGATGGCATCACCGTGCACCTGCGCGAAGACCGCCGCCACATCCAGGAACGCGACGTGCTGCTGCTCAAGGACGTGCTGCAAACCCGCATGAACTTCGAAATGGGCGTCACCGAAGAAATGATGGCCTTCGCCGAGCGAGTCCGCCCGGCGCACATTTGCCTGGTGCCGGAAACCCGCCAGGAACTCACCACCGAAGGCGGCCTGGATGTGGCGGGTCAGGAAGCGCGGATCAAGGCGGCCGTGGAGCGCCTGTCGAAGATCGGCAGTGAGGTGTCGTTGTTCATTGACGCCGACGAACGTCAGATCGAAGCGTCGCGTCGCGTCGGCGCGCCAGCCATCGAACTGCACACCGGCCGTTACGCGGATGCCACCACGCCCACTGAAGTGGCCGATGAGCTGCAGCGCATCATCGACGGTGTGAACTGCGGGCTTGGCGAAGGCCTGATCGTCAACGCCGGCCATGGCCTGCATTACCACAACGTGGAAGCGGTGGCCGCGATCAAGGGCATCAACGAACTGAACATCGGCCATGCGCTGGTGGCCCATGCACTGTTCGTCGGCTTCAAAGGCGCGGTTGCCGAGATGAAGGCCCTGATTCTGGCGGCCGCCAAGGGCTGA
- a CDS encoding multicopper oxidase family protein: MSRSFSRRQILGGLAGLAVVGAGAGGAYRYWLGKVADAEAGHDYELIAAPLDVELVPGHKTPAWAFGPSAPGTELRVRQGEWLRVRFINHLPVATTIHWHGIRLPLEMDGVPYVSQLPVLPGEYFDYKFRVPDAGSYWYHPHVNSSEELGRGLVGPLIIEEREPTGFKYERTLSLKSWHVDEEGAFVAFSIPREAARGGTAGRLSTINGVSQAVIDLPAGQITRVRLLNLDNTLTYRLNIPDVEAQIYALDGNPIEPRPLGKEYWLGPGMRICLAIKAPPAGEELSIRNGPVRLGTFRSVANTDAPTEWPPALPANPIAEPDLANAEKLNFNFEWVGTVSVDDGKPPSLWQINGKAWDITDKTCADRPIAKLEKGKSYIFELKNMTQYQHPIHLHGMSFKVIASNRHKVIPYFTDTYLLGKNERARVALVADNPGVWMFHCHVIDHMETGLMAAIEVA; encoded by the coding sequence GTGTCCCGATCCTTTTCCCGTCGACAAATCCTGGGTGGCCTTGCGGGCCTGGCCGTAGTCGGTGCCGGCGCTGGCGGCGCCTACCGCTACTGGCTGGGAAAAGTCGCCGACGCCGAGGCGGGGCACGACTACGAGCTGATTGCCGCACCGTTGGACGTGGAACTGGTGCCGGGCCACAAGACCCCCGCCTGGGCCTTCGGCCCGTCGGCACCGGGCACCGAGCTGCGTGTGCGCCAGGGCGAATGGCTGCGGGTGCGTTTCATCAACCACCTGCCGGTCGCCACCACCATCCACTGGCACGGTATCCGTCTGCCGCTGGAGATGGACGGTGTGCCCTATGTCTCGCAATTGCCGGTGCTGCCGGGCGAATACTTCGACTACAAATTCCGCGTACCCGACGCCGGGAGCTATTGGTATCACCCCCATGTGAACAGCAGTGAAGAACTTGGCCGCGGCCTGGTCGGCCCGCTGATCATCGAAGAGCGCGAACCCACCGGCTTCAAGTACGAACGCACCCTCAGCCTGAAAAGCTGGCACGTGGACGAGGAAGGCGCCTTCGTGGCCTTCAGCATTCCCCGTGAGGCGGCGCGCGGCGGCACGGCAGGGCGGCTGTCGACGATCAATGGCGTGTCCCAGGCAGTCATCGACCTGCCGGCCGGGCAGATCACCCGCGTGCGGTTGCTCAACCTCGACAACACCCTGACCTATCGCCTCAACATCCCGGATGTCGAAGCGCAGATCTACGCGCTGGACGGTAACCCCATCGAGCCGCGCCCCCTGGGCAAGGAATACTGGCTGGGCCCCGGCATGCGCATCTGCCTGGCGATCAAGGCGCCGCCGGCGGGTGAAGAGTTGTCGATCCGCAACGGGCCGGTGCGCCTGGGCACCTTCCGCTCGGTGGCTAACACCGACGCGCCCACCGAGTGGCCGCCGGCGTTGCCCGCCAACCCGATTGCCGAGCCGGACCTGGCCAATGCCGAAAAGCTCAACTTCAATTTCGAGTGGGTCGGTACCGTATCGGTCGATGACGGCAAGCCGCCGAGCCTGTGGCAGATCAACGGCAAGGCCTGGGACATTACCGACAAAACCTGCGCCGACCGCCCGATTGCCAAGCTCGAAAAGGGCAAGAGCTACATTTTCGAACTGAAGAACATGACCCAGTACCAGCACCCGATCCACCTGCACGGCATGAGCTTCAAGGTGATCGCCTCGAACCGCCACAAGGTGATCCCGTACTTTACCGACACCTACCTGTTGGGCAAGAACGAGCGCGCCCGCGTGGCGTTGGTGGCGGATAACCCTGGGGTGTGGATGTTCCATTGCCACGTGATCGACCATATGGAAACCGGCCTGATGGCCGCCATCGAGGTGGCGTGA
- the tadA gene encoding tRNA adenosine(34) deaminase TadA — translation MRQIRPAAIIDRSRDQDFMREALALAAEGAALGEVPVGAVLVQDGEIIGRGFNCPISTHDPSAHAEMVAIRAAAQAISNYRLVGSTLYVTLEPCSMCAGLIVHSRVARVVYGALEPKAGIVQSQGQFFTQGFLNHRVLYEGGVLAEECGAVLSEFFKARRARPAS, via the coding sequence ATGCGCCAGATTCGCCCCGCTGCGATTATTGACCGCAGCCGCGACCAGGACTTCATGCGCGAAGCCCTGGCCCTCGCCGCCGAAGGCGCAGCGCTGGGCGAAGTGCCGGTGGGCGCCGTGCTGGTACAGGACGGTGAAATCATCGGCCGCGGCTTCAACTGCCCGATCAGCACCCACGACCCGAGCGCCCACGCCGAAATGGTCGCCATCCGCGCCGCCGCGCAGGCCATCAGCAACTATCGGCTGGTGGGCAGCACACTGTATGTCACCTTGGAACCGTGCAGCATGTGCGCGGGGTTGATCGTGCATTCGCGTGTTGCGCGAGTGGTGTACGGGGCATTGGAGCCCAAAGCGGGAATCGTGCAGAGCCAGGGGCAGTTTTTTACCCAGGGTTTTCTCAACCATCGGGTGCTGTATGAGGGCGGGGTGTTGGCCGAGGAGTGCGGGGCTGTCCTGAGTGAGTTTTTCAAAGCCCGCCGGGCCAGGCCCGCATCCTGA
- the cmoB gene encoding tRNA 5-methoxyuridine(34)/uridine 5-oxyacetic acid(34) synthase CmoB: MIDLSPLARHLVGTPLAVWAQGLQAQLDSKMEKGHGDLERWQSALDALPKIQPSTVDLLNGLTLDTDCDDATRAQMHGALMGLSPWRKGPFHLFGVHVDTEWRSDWKWSRVAPHLDLKGKRILDVGCGNGYYMWRMLGAGADSVIGVDPNWLFFCQFQAVQRYLCDPKAWHLPFPFEDLPANLEGFDTVFSMGVFYHRRSPIEHLLALKDTLVKGGELVLETLVVEGDQQQVLVPEDRYAQMRNVWFLPSVPALMLWLRRAGFSDVRCVDVSVTTVEEQRGTAWMKYQSLSDFLDPEDHSKTIEGLPAPMRAVIIARK, from the coding sequence ATGATTGATTTATCCCCCCTCGCCCGCCATCTGGTCGGCACTCCCCTGGCCGTGTGGGCCCAGGGCCTGCAAGCGCAGCTCGACAGCAAAATGGAGAAAGGTCATGGCGACCTGGAACGTTGGCAGAGTGCGTTGGATGCGCTGCCGAAGATTCAGCCCAGCACCGTCGACTTGCTCAATGGCCTGACCCTGGACACCGATTGCGACGACGCGACTCGCGCCCAGATGCACGGCGCGCTGATGGGCCTGAGTCCTTGGCGCAAAGGCCCGTTCCATTTGTTCGGCGTGCACGTGGACACCGAATGGCGCTCGGACTGGAAGTGGTCCCGCGTGGCGCCGCATCTGGACTTGAAGGGCAAGCGTATCCTCGATGTCGGCTGCGGCAATGGTTATTACATGTGGCGCATGCTCGGCGCCGGTGCCGACAGCGTGATTGGCGTGGACCCCAACTGGTTGTTCTTCTGCCAGTTCCAGGCGGTGCAACGCTACCTGTGCGACCCCAAGGCATGGCACCTGCCGTTCCCATTCGAGGACTTGCCGGCAAACCTCGAAGGCTTTGACACGGTGTTTTCCATGGGCGTGTTTTATCACCGCCGCTCGCCGATCGAGCATTTGCTGGCGCTCAAAGACACCCTGGTCAAGGGCGGTGAGCTGGTTCTGGAAACCTTAGTGGTCGAAGGCGATCAGCAGCAGGTGCTGGTGCCGGAAGACCGCTACGCGCAGATGCGTAATGTGTGGTTCCTGCCCTCGGTGCCGGCGTTGATGCTGTGGCTGCGCCGTGCCGGTTTCAGCGATGTGCGCTGTGTGGATGTGAGTGTGACCACGGTTGAGGAACAGCGCGGGACGGCGTGGATGAAGTATCAGTCGCTGAGTGATTTCCTCGACCCTGAGGACCACAGCAAGACCATCGAAGGGCTGCCGGCGCCGATGCGCGCGGTGATCATCGCCAGGAAGTAA
- the cmoA gene encoding carboxy-S-adenosyl-L-methionine synthase CmoA: MSKEPDRLFAQPLPQVPDFAFNEDVVRVFPDMIKRSVPGYPTIVENLGVLAAQFAQPGSVLYDLGSSLGAVTQALRRHVRTDGCRVIAVDNSAAMVERCREYLNGQDSMFQELLPVEVIEGDILALQFQPASVVALNFTLQFIAPQERLALLGRIRQSLLPGGALILSEKLRFNDAQEHALLTDLHIAFKRANGYSELEIAQKRSAIENVMKPDSLEEHRERLLAAGFSTVVPWFQCLNFASLIALP, from the coding sequence GTGAGCAAAGAACCCGATCGCCTATTCGCCCAGCCCCTGCCCCAGGTGCCGGACTTCGCCTTTAACGAGGACGTGGTGCGGGTGTTCCCGGACATGATCAAGCGGTCGGTGCCCGGTTATCCGACCATCGTCGAAAACCTGGGTGTCCTGGCCGCGCAGTTTGCCCAGCCGGGCAGCGTGCTCTACGACCTCGGTTCGTCCCTCGGCGCGGTGACCCAGGCGTTGCGCCGCCATGTACGCACCGACGGTTGTCGGGTGATCGCGGTGGATAACTCGGCGGCGATGGTCGAACGCTGCCGCGAATACCTCAATGGTCAGGACTCGATGTTTCAGGAGTTGCTGCCGGTTGAGGTGATCGAGGGCGATATCCTCGCGTTGCAGTTCCAGCCGGCTTCGGTAGTGGCGCTGAATTTCACCCTGCAATTCATTGCTCCGCAGGAACGCCTGGCGCTGCTCGGGCGTATCCGCCAGTCGCTGTTGCCAGGCGGTGCGCTGATCCTCTCGGAAAAGCTGCGCTTCAACGATGCGCAAGAGCACGCGCTGCTCACCGACCTGCATATCGCGTTCAAACGCGCCAACGGCTACAGCGAACTGGAAATCGCCCAGAAGCGCAGCGCCATCGAAAACGTCATGAAGCCCGACAGCCTCGAAGAACACCGCGAACGCCTGCTGGCGGCGGGGTTCTCGACGGTCGTGCCGTGGTTCCAGTGTCTTAACTTTGCCTCGTTGATTGCCTTGCCATGA
- a CDS encoding lysoplasmalogenase — translation MPWLILALMGAATFVYGLATHAALLCLLVKPLPVLALLGWLHDAPPTDYRRWISLGLIFSLVGDVLLAWPGDLFIFGLGAFLFAHLAYLKAYFSDCRRLALLPLALALGAGAILLSILIAHGLGDLLIPVVVYALVISAMLWRALARLDSAVPKRSALLAAAGAVSFVLSDTLIGINRFVAAFEAAPYLLIATYWLGQWGITASAFHQTTRAHEGQLG, via the coding sequence ATGCCATGGCTGATTCTGGCGTTGATGGGCGCTGCGACCTTTGTCTACGGCCTGGCCACGCATGCGGCACTGCTTTGCCTGCTGGTCAAACCCTTGCCGGTGCTGGCGCTGCTCGGCTGGTTGCATGACGCACCGCCCACTGACTATCGACGCTGGATCAGCCTGGGGCTGATTTTTTCCCTGGTGGGCGATGTATTGCTGGCTTGGCCCGGCGATCTGTTTATCTTCGGCCTTGGCGCGTTTCTGTTTGCGCACCTGGCGTACCTCAAGGCGTACTTCAGTGATTGTCGGCGCCTGGCCTTGTTGCCGCTGGCACTGGCGCTGGGTGCGGGCGCGATCCTGTTGAGCATCCTGATAGCCCATGGCCTGGGCGACTTGCTGATTCCCGTGGTGGTTTACGCCCTGGTGATCAGCGCCATGCTCTGGCGCGCCCTCGCCCGCCTGGACAGCGCGGTGCCGAAACGCTCGGCACTGCTCGCGGCGGCGGGCGCGGTGTCGTTCGTGCTTTCCGACACGCTGATTGGCATCAATCGCTTCGTGGCGGCGTTCGAGGCGGCGCCCTATCTGTTAATTGCCACGTACTGGCTGGGCCAGTGGGGCATTACCGCGTCGGCTTTCCATCAGACAACCCGCGCACACGAGGGCCAACTTGGCTAA
- a CDS encoding protease inhibitor I42 family protein has protein sequence MTAARLLLPLSLSLLAACASTPKQNITVDNQGACPLQLKTGQNLILTLPSNPTTGYRWAIQDSAGGVLRALSPEVYSSTESGVIGGGGQSTWRFQAFTTGQGRLRLTSQQPWEPEAEPVETFDCAITVN, from the coding sequence ATGACCGCTGCCCGCCTGCTTCTCCCCTTGAGCCTCTCCCTGCTGGCCGCATGCGCCAGCACTCCGAAGCAAAACATCACCGTGGACAACCAGGGGGCTTGCCCGCTCCAGCTTAAAACCGGGCAAAACCTGATCCTGACTCTGCCCAGCAACCCTACCACCGGTTATCGCTGGGCCATCCAGGACTCCGCCGGCGGCGTGCTGCGCGCGCTGAGCCCCGAGGTTTACAGCAGCACAGAATCCGGCGTGATCGGTGGCGGTGGCCAATCGACGTGGCGCTTCCAGGCATTCACCACCGGCCAGGGCCGTTTGCGCCTGACCTCCCAGCAACCCTGGGAGCCGGAAGCCGAACCCGTCGAGACGTTCGACTGCGCCATTACGGTGAACTGA